From one Culex quinquefasciatus strain JHB chromosome 3, VPISU_Cqui_1.0_pri_paternal, whole genome shotgun sequence genomic stretch:
- the LOC119769283 gene encoding uncharacterized protein LOC119769283 — translation MSLYRYIMAGKKYHEFMVGNVPGISRATLLRHMDKHTTDIKDGVIDAAGLKRYLTENGYPLTVMLAEDGTRVTPRAQYDERTNTLTGLVAPLDHTGLPKRNYFDASNAQDMADKLKNCRLASTAYVQLAVPLDPNAAPYVLFYMGTDNSFTYADVLKRWLHTIDLLKKHGITVFGIASDGDPTLLKAMLSIMQLADVPCDELGVRFLWKLVQRTYLYQDITHTVNKLARKLFNRKRALMIGTSVASVTHLDALLDKVSKDKHGLTYGDLHPTDLMSFRPTEKVMEEAVINLLEEHVPGSEGTVVLLRYMSAIYRAYTDVSLAPIEAISMLWEALFFMRAWRNWTLKNRTSSFQCVTANTYACLEINAHSLVLAARDCRDRGRPEEFLVRCFGSQDVEATFRNLRSMTTMNHTQTNLTFKEIGEKLRRAHMLHQIQHRNRIKFRFPGHTGPTNVFVLPTLPTDAEIKAALTSAEGRASEVLGKLGLLQAEQSFEFSVHALGDRNWEDLIVSDSESDTEDHEDHEPGQEVYEAKHLFSNFSGQIALPNSTSDKHIYLIRDDHGKVFHVKKSSVVWMLTASKVQEKARMIRYKQPMPN, via the exons ATGTCGTTGTATCGATACATAATGGCTGGGAAGAAGTATCATGAGTTCATGGTTGGGAATGTTCCCGGCATAAGCCGAGCTACCCTTCTAAGGCACATGGACAAACATACAACGGACATTAAAGATG GGGTGATCGACGCGGCGGGTCTGAAGCGTTACCTGACCGAGAACGGCTATCCGCTGACGGTGATGCTTGCGGAGGATGGGACGAGGGTTACCCCGCGTGCCCAGTACGACGAGCGAACAAACACTTTGACTGGACTAGTAGCTCCGCTTGACCACACGGGACTTCCCAAACGAAACTACTTTGACGCCAGCAATGCGCAGGATATGGCtgacaagttgaaaaattgccGACTGGCAAGCACTGCATACGTTCAACTAGCAGTACCTCTAGATCCAAATGCGGCCCCGTACGTGCTGTTCTACATGGGTACGGACAACAGCTTTACGTATGCAGATGTACTCAAGCGTTGGCTTCACACCATCGACTTGCTGAAGAAGCATGGCATCACCGTTTTTGGTATAGCTTCAGATGGGGACCCAACTCTCCTGAAGGCAATGCTCAGCATCATGCAATTGGCAGATGTACCGTGTGATGAGCTAGGTGTTAGATTTCTTTGGAAACTTGTTCAGCGCACCTATCTGTACCAAGATATAACGCACACAGTGAACAAACTAGCGCGCAAGTTGTTCAATCGCAAACGAGCGTTAATGATTGGTACATCGGTGGCTAGCGTTACCCACCTCGATGCCCTGTTGGATAAGGTTTCGAAGGACAAACACGGTCTCACGTACGGTGATCTTCACCCGACCGACCTCATGAGCTTTCGACCTACGGAAAAAGTAATGGAGGAAGCCGTTATCAACCTGTTGGAGGAACATGTGCCTGGTAGCGAGGGCACGGTAGTGCTGCTCCGCTACATGAGCGCTATATACCGAGCATATACTGATGTATCGTTGGCGCCGATTGAAGCCATCTCAATGCTCTG GGAGGCGTTGTTTTTCATGCGGGCGTGGAGGAACTGGACATTGAAGAATAGAACAAGCAGCTTCCAATGTGTGACAGCAAACACGTACGCTTGTCTTGAGATAAATGCTCACAGCCTTGTGCTGGCAGCAAGAGACTGCCGCGATCGTGGCCGACCCGAGGAATTCTTAGTGAGGTGTTTCGGCAGTCAGGACGTCGAGGCGACATTCCGGAATCTTCGATCGATGACGACAATGAACCATACCCAGACGAACCTCACTTTCAAGGAAATCGGCGAAAAGCTGCGGCGAGCTCACATGCTGCATCAAATTCAGCACCGTAACCGTATTAAGTTTCGATTCCCTGGTCACACGGGTCCGACCAACGTGTTCGTGCTACCGACACTGCCGACGGATGCTGAAATAAAAGCCGCACTAACCAGTGCTGAGGGGAGGGCATCTGAGGTCTTGGGCAAGCTTGGCCTCTTGCAGGCTGAACAATCTTTCGAGTTTAGTGTACATGCCCTCGGGGACCGGAACTGGGAAGACTTGATCGTTTCCGATAGTGAGTCTGACACGGAGGACCATGAAGACCATGAACCCGGTCAGGAGGTGTATGAAGCTAAGCAtctgttttcaaacttttcgGGCCAGATCGCGCTGCCTAACAGCACGTCCGATAAGCACATCTACCTGATACGAGATGACCACGGGAAGGTGTTTCACGTTAAGAAGAGTAGTGTAGTGTGGATGCTTACTGCGTCTAAGGTTCAGGAAAAAGCTCGTATGATACGTTACAAACAGCCCATGCCTAACTAG
- the LOC119770808 gene encoding uncharacterized protein LOC119770808, which yields MADKLKNCRLASTAYVQLAVPLDPNAAPYVLFYMGTDNSFTYADVLKRWLHTIDLLKKHGITVFGIASDGDPTLLKAMLSIMQLADVPCDELGVRFLWKLVQRTYLYQDITHTVNKLARKLFNRKRALMIGTSVASVTHLDALLDKVSKDKHGLTYGDLHPTDLMSFRPTEKVMEEAVINLLEEHVPGSEGTVVLLRYMSAIYRAYTDVSLAPIEAISMLWEALFFMRAWRNWTLKNRTSSFQCVTANTYACLEINAHSLVLAARDCRDRGRPEEFLVRCFGSQDVEATFRNLRSMTTMNHTQTNLTFKEIGEKLRRAHMLHQIQHRNRIKFRFPGHTGPTNVFVLPTLPTDAEIKAALTSAEGRASEVLGKLGLLQAEQSFEFSVHALGDRNWEDLIVSDSESDTEDHEDHEPGQEVYEAKHLFSNFSGQIALPNSTSDKHIYLIRDDHGKVFHVKKSSVVWMLTASKVQEKARMIRYKQPMPN from the exons ATGGCtgacaagttgaaaaattgccGACTGGCAAGCACTGCATACGTTCAACTAGCAGTACCTCTAGATCCAAATGCGGCCCCGTACGTGCTGTTCTACATGGGTACGGACAACAGCTTTACGTATGCAGATGTACTCAAGCGTTGGCTTCACACCATCGACTTGCTGAAGAAGCATGGCATCACCGTTTTTGGTATAGCTTCAGATGGGGACCCAACTCTCCTGAAGGCAATGCTCAGCATCATGCAATTGGCAGATGTACCGTGTGATGAGCTAGGTGTTAGATTTCTTTGGAAACTTGTTCAGCGCACCTATCTGTACCAAGATATAACGCACACAGTGAACAAACTAGCGCGCAAGTTGTTCAATCGCAAACGAGCGTTAATGATTGGTACATCGGTGGCTAGCGTTACCCACCTCGATGCCCTGTTGGATAAGGTTTCGAAGGACAAACACGGTCTCACGTACGGTGATCTTCACCCGACCGACCTCATGAGCTTTCGACCTACGGAAAAAGTAATGGAGGAAGCCGTTATCAACCTGTTGGAGGAACATGTGCCTGGTAGCGAGGGCACGGTAGTGCTGCTCCGCTACATGAGCGCTATATACCGAGCATATACTGATGTATCGTTGGCGCCGATTGAAGCCATCTCAATGCTCTG GGAGGCGTTGTTTTTCATGCGGGCGTGGAGGAACTGGACATTGAAGAATAGAACAAGCAGCTTCCAATGTGTGACAGCAAACACGTACGCTTGTCTTGAGATAAATGCTCACAGCCTTGTGCTGGCAGCAAGAGACTGCCGCGATCGTGGCCGACCCGAGGAATTCTTAGTGAGGTGTTTCGGCAGTCAGGACGTCGAGGCGACATTCCGGAATCTTCGATCGATGACGACAATGAACCATACCCAGACGAACCTCACTTTCAAGGAAATCGGCGAAAAGCTGCGGCGAGCTCACATGCTGCATCAAATTCAGCACCGTAACCGTATTAAGTTTCGATTCCCTGGTCACACGGGTCCGACCAACGTGTTCGTGCTACCGACACTGCCGACGGATGCTGAAATAAAAGCCGCACTAACCAGTGCTGAGGGGAGGGCATCTGAGGTCTTGGGCAAGCTTGGCCTCTTGCAGGCTGAACAATCTTTCGAGTTTAGTGTACATGCCCTCGGGGACCGGAACTGGGAAGACTTGATCGTTTCCGATAGTGAGTCTGACACGGAGGACCATGAAGACCATGAACCCGGTCAGGAGGTGTATGAAGCTAAGCAtctgttttcaaacttttcgGGCCAGATCGCGCTGCCTAACAGCACGTCCGATAAGCACATCTACCTGATACGAGATGACCACGGGAAGGTGTTTCACGTTAAGAAGAGTAGTGTAGTGTGGATGCTTACTGCGTCTAAGGTTCAGGAAAAAGCTCGTATGATACGTTACAAACAGCCCATGCCTAACTAG